One segment of Rhodopirellula baltica SH 1 DNA contains the following:
- a CDS encoding sulfatase family protein, giving the protein MNAPHRLLLALPVICFTLLFCEQAFAQDDPLNVVVILSDDQAWTDYSFMGHPHIQTPNLDRLAKESLTFTRGYSPVSLCRPSLATIISGLYPHQHGIVGNDPPWPGMQNGDRRPAHNQPAYVQNRMDYLQHVDKLDCHPELLAPHGYRSLQTGKWWEGKPSRAGFTDAMTHGDFTRDGRHGDDGLKIGREGLKVIDDFLADTQSKKQPFYLWYAPFLPHTPHNPPERLLAKYLDKTDSLPMAKYWAMCEWFDETCGELLGLLDKHSLAENTLVVYVTDNGWINQTNASRYAPRSKRSPNEGGTRTPIMYRLPGVIEPRMDTTNLASTIDVVPTTQKLLGFEVPEGLPGIDVLDSDELELRDAIYGEIFEHDIQSMNDPSPSLQYRWVIQGDYKLIDPSKRMSDESPELYNIVNDPHENQNLADQQPEKVETLQSLLDEWYSPDSA; this is encoded by the coding sequence ATGAACGCTCCCCACCGCTTGCTGCTGGCGTTGCCAGTAATCTGTTTCACCCTGTTGTTTTGCGAACAAGCATTCGCCCAAGATGATCCGCTCAACGTTGTTGTCATTCTCAGCGATGACCAAGCGTGGACGGATTACTCCTTCATGGGCCACCCTCACATCCAGACGCCCAACTTGGATCGGCTGGCAAAAGAGAGTCTGACTTTCACTCGAGGCTATTCGCCGGTCAGCCTTTGCCGTCCGTCGCTTGCCACGATCATCAGTGGACTCTACCCCCATCAACATGGAATTGTCGGAAATGATCCTCCATGGCCGGGCATGCAAAATGGCGATCGCCGGCCAGCACACAACCAACCCGCGTACGTCCAAAACCGGATGGACTACCTGCAGCACGTGGACAAACTGGATTGCCATCCCGAGCTACTCGCTCCCCATGGCTACCGCAGTTTGCAAACCGGAAAATGGTGGGAAGGCAAACCGTCGCGTGCTGGCTTCACCGACGCGATGACCCATGGTGACTTCACCCGCGACGGTCGCCATGGCGATGACGGCTTGAAGATCGGCCGAGAGGGATTGAAAGTCATCGACGACTTCCTGGCTGACACGCAATCCAAGAAACAACCTTTCTATTTGTGGTACGCACCGTTCTTGCCCCACACGCCACACAATCCGCCAGAACGTTTGCTAGCAAAATACCTAGACAAAACGGACTCGTTGCCGATGGCCAAGTACTGGGCGATGTGCGAATGGTTCGACGAAACCTGTGGCGAGCTACTAGGTCTACTCGATAAACATTCGCTCGCCGAAAACACGCTCGTCGTTTACGTCACCGACAACGGTTGGATCAACCAAACCAACGCGAGTCGATATGCACCCCGCAGCAAACGCAGCCCCAACGAAGGCGGCACCCGCACGCCAATCATGTACCGTTTGCCTGGCGTGATCGAACCGCGGATGGATACAACGAATTTGGCATCCACCATCGATGTTGTTCCGACCACTCAAAAACTGCTTGGGTTCGAAGTCCCCGAAGGTTTGCCAGGAATTGACGTCTTGGATTCCGATGAGCTGGAACTGCGGGACGCAATCTATGGAGAGATCTTTGAACACGACATTCAGTCCATGAACGATCCGTCTCCCAGTTTGCAGTACCGCTGGGTCATCCAAGGCGATTACAAGCTGATTGATCCATCAAAACGCATGTCAGATGAGTCACCCGAGCTCTACAATATCGTGAACGATCCGCACGAGAATCAGAACCTGGCGGATCAACAGCCCGAGAAGGTCGAAACACTGCAATCCTTGTTGGATGAATGGTATTCACCGGACTCGGCGTGA
- a CDS encoding FdhF/YdeP family oxidoreductase, with the protein MKDDLMKVGSGGGFRAIWYTFKKGRETGSVWKLYKAMRTRNSCKTCAVGMGGQKGGMVNETGSFPEVCKKSLQAMVADMQPGIEPPFWKKTSIEQLAAMTPRELEHLGRLIHPVRYRQGDSHYETITWEEAFDTIAGKLASLSPEETFWYFSGRSSNEAGFLLQLLARVYGTNNVNNCSFYCHQASGVGLQSSVGSGTATIQLEDLEKSDCVFLIGGNPASNHPRLMTSLMHVRRRGGKVIVINPVEETGLVTFRIPSDPISLLKGTKVATHYIKPHIGGDLALLWGIAKSLHETNQIDLPFLQTHCNGHEDYLAALDAFEWEELERKSGIDRSEMESIAALYAKSERAVFSWTMGITHHAHGVENVQAIANLAMCRGMVGRPGSGLMPIRGHSNVQGIGSVGVTPKLKQQIFDALQEHFGVELPTTEGLDTLACMEDAASGKIKAGFCLGGNLFGSNPDATFAGEALSNLDLNVMMNTTMNTGHAHGLAKETIILPVLARDEEPEPTTQESMFNFVRLSDGGPRRLPGPRSEVEIIATLGERLLPDAKGIDWKQMHHTSTIRDWIGRVVPGYGKIAAIDKTKEEFQIDGRTFYEPQFGTKDGRAVLHCHSIPDLKGTGENELRLMTVRSEGQFNTVVYEEEDLYRNQDRRDIILMNPDDLQRLGLTHDQRVTVENEIGSMPGILARGYEKIRPGNALMYYPESNVLVARYADPQSKTPAFKGVVVRVVAG; encoded by the coding sequence TTGAAAGATGATTTGATGAAAGTTGGCAGTGGCGGTGGCTTTCGAGCAATTTGGTACACGTTCAAAAAAGGGCGTGAGACCGGCAGTGTTTGGAAGCTCTACAAAGCCATGCGGACTCGAAACTCTTGCAAGACCTGTGCGGTCGGCATGGGTGGTCAAAAAGGCGGCATGGTCAATGAAACGGGCTCGTTCCCCGAGGTCTGCAAGAAAAGCTTGCAGGCAATGGTCGCGGACATGCAGCCCGGGATCGAACCGCCATTTTGGAAAAAGACTTCGATCGAACAACTCGCGGCGATGACACCCCGCGAATTGGAACACCTGGGCCGCCTCATTCACCCGGTTCGCTACCGGCAAGGTGACTCACACTACGAAACGATCACCTGGGAAGAAGCCTTCGACACCATCGCTGGCAAACTAGCATCGCTGTCGCCTGAAGAAACGTTTTGGTACTTCAGCGGTCGCAGCAGCAATGAAGCCGGTTTCTTGCTGCAACTGCTCGCTCGCGTGTACGGCACCAACAACGTCAACAACTGCAGCTTCTATTGCCACCAAGCCAGTGGCGTCGGGTTGCAAAGCAGTGTTGGCAGTGGCACGGCAACCATTCAGCTCGAGGACCTCGAAAAGTCTGACTGCGTCTTTCTGATCGGCGGCAACCCCGCCAGCAATCACCCGAGATTGATGACCAGTTTGATGCATGTCCGCCGCCGTGGTGGAAAGGTCATTGTTATCAACCCGGTCGAAGAGACGGGATTGGTGACGTTCCGAATTCCAAGCGATCCGATCTCGTTGCTCAAAGGCACCAAGGTCGCGACGCACTACATCAAGCCGCACATTGGTGGCGACTTGGCGTTGTTGTGGGGCATTGCGAAATCGCTGCATGAGACCAACCAAATCGACCTGCCATTTCTGCAAACTCATTGCAATGGTCACGAAGACTACCTCGCCGCGTTGGACGCGTTTGAGTGGGAAGAACTCGAACGCAAATCCGGCATCGACCGCTCTGAAATGGAATCCATCGCGGCTCTGTACGCCAAGAGCGAACGAGCGGTGTTCTCCTGGACGATGGGGATCACCCATCATGCACACGGTGTTGAAAACGTTCAAGCAATCGCCAACCTCGCCATGTGCCGCGGGATGGTCGGACGCCCGGGCAGCGGGCTGATGCCAATTCGCGGGCACAGCAATGTGCAGGGCATCGGCAGTGTCGGCGTCACACCCAAATTGAAACAACAAATCTTCGATGCGTTGCAGGAACACTTTGGCGTGGAACTTCCCACAACCGAAGGTCTCGACACGCTCGCCTGCATGGAGGACGCCGCGTCAGGAAAGATCAAAGCCGGGTTCTGCTTGGGCGGCAACCTGTTTGGGTCCAACCCGGATGCAACCTTCGCCGGCGAAGCTCTTTCGAATCTCGACCTCAACGTGATGATGAACACCACGATGAACACGGGACATGCTCACGGGCTCGCCAAAGAAACAATCATCTTGCCCGTCCTCGCTCGGGATGAAGAACCCGAACCGACCACGCAAGAATCCATGTTCAACTTTGTGCGTCTGAGCGACGGTGGTCCTCGACGATTGCCTGGACCTCGCAGCGAAGTCGAAATCATCGCGACACTGGGCGAACGTTTGCTACCAGATGCGAAGGGCATCGATTGGAAGCAAATGCATCACACATCCACGATCCGAGATTGGATCGGAAGGGTTGTGCCTGGCTACGGAAAGATCGCCGCCATCGACAAGACCAAAGAAGAGTTCCAGATCGATGGGCGTACTTTCTACGAACCTCAATTTGGCACCAAAGATGGCCGAGCGGTTTTGCATTGCCACTCGATTCCGGATCTGAAAGGCACCGGCGAGAACGAACTGCGATTGATGACGGTTCGCAGTGAGGGCCAGTTCAACACGGTCGTTTATGAAGAAGAGGATCTGTACCGCAACCAAGATCGCCGGGACATCATCCTAATGAACCCCGACGACCTGCAACGACTCGGGCTGACTCACGACCAACGCGTGACGGTGGAAAACGAAATCGGATCGATGCCCGGAATTCTGGCTCGTGGTTATGAGAAAATCCGTCCGGGCAATGCTTTGATGTATTACCCCGAGTCAAACGTTTTGGTCGCCCGTTATGCCGACCCGCAGAGCAAGACACCTGCTTTCAAAGGCGTTGTCGTCCGCGTCGTGGCTGGATGA
- the ccsA gene encoding cytochrome c biogenesis protein, whose protein sequence is MASVTNDTHATDDRVSSIADWLAPSRLLALAGSLKFTVALFAMSIVLVLVGTLAQDELNMQEVKQRYFLTWFAQLHFDDFFPQAFFRHAQPIPGVMRIPGGALIGLLLMINLIAAKITRFRLQASGGRLAAGLAFLIAGILVAGLIVFTGHNDDGLQGTPPSWLSYDRLWAVVMAVLSIGAIAMGMAASSVKLPILRWLTYFATGALALTVLYCLFTGTRIDDPGLRIVWQLAKGVGAGLIMLIGCQLAFGKQGGNVLLHLGVGLLMVGQFAFGDRQMEQRLSLVEGQSTNTFVNLDEIELQFIHTEDDIQNVVAVPAQRLASAASSESTIENESLPVKIKVLEYFENAGIQEHQDDSPATKGIGLEVSAAERPKSGGADMAMNLPAAYVELIDPESDESLGVFLVSQSINDREMLVPDGTSKDTFDSITVGDKEYEIGLRLHREVKPYWVQLEDVRRVNYSGTETPRDYSSFIRIVDSETGEDRKERVWMNNPLRYRGETFYQSNYTPLPGGKELTGIQVVRNSGWLIPYVACSITGLGMLVHFWGTLTRFISRRRRENERALAEFGSEKSEGASKFSDGIEVTAEPASRKNLPVIIYLAAVAALVTVILAPSVSLKNKLKPIDRDSEFDLAALGQVPVQYGGRVMPLDAYARQTMKAMTNKDSLPLDAAPSEIKDRVETKKLSAVQWLMEVAIDEPALRYLPMFRIDAEEIRAELDLDRRESKLYSLDEIGENLERFTKMVKDAREKESLDQDFKDKKAIELDMRTRQYTVAAAAMRLPVPEDIPAEFFPEGTSEQSRQLFALRQLERQMNSLAQMPAPAIIPPSMEQATNSEQQPDWTAFAPAFFNMAKKGIAPKDSRPGIRTFGELIRDYGEGDPAAFNKAVDEHLAAVQAYNISGYDHFAVSLEQWLGAANPTAIATGLYILAIILGLIYFAVDSPRLGNAVWGTIAIAFIIHTIVILSRVYITGRAPVINLYSSAIFIGWAAVLFGLVVERIFRYGTGNMLAAVAGMMTLRVAYNLTLNVGQAETMGVLQAVLDTQFWLSTHVISVSLGYVATLVAGLLGIGYLISGWINASDRARRDLYRCVYGASCFGILFSFIGTVLGGLWADDSWGRFWGWDPKENGALLIVIWNALMLHARWDGMVKARGFAILAIGGNIITAWSWFGTNELGIGLHSYGFTEGMLRNLAIFFATQFAFIAAGLLIPSRSPLSDES, encoded by the coding sequence ATGGCATCCGTCACCAACGATACCCACGCCACTGACGATCGCGTTTCATCCATCGCGGATTGGCTAGCCCCTTCGCGGTTACTCGCACTGGCCGGGTCGCTGAAGTTCACCGTTGCATTGTTCGCGATGTCAATTGTGCTCGTGCTGGTGGGCACATTGGCTCAAGACGAATTGAACATGCAGGAGGTCAAACAACGGTACTTCCTCACCTGGTTCGCGCAGCTGCACTTCGACGATTTCTTCCCGCAAGCGTTCTTTCGTCACGCTCAGCCGATTCCAGGTGTTATGCGTATTCCTGGCGGAGCGTTGATTGGACTGTTGCTGATGATCAACTTGATCGCGGCCAAGATCACTCGGTTCCGATTGCAGGCCAGCGGAGGCCGCTTGGCCGCCGGACTGGCGTTTTTGATCGCAGGCATCTTGGTCGCCGGACTGATTGTCTTCACCGGGCACAACGACGATGGACTGCAGGGTACACCGCCCAGCTGGCTATCTTACGATCGATTGTGGGCAGTGGTCATGGCGGTTTTGTCGATCGGTGCCATTGCGATGGGCATGGCAGCATCCTCGGTTAAACTCCCCATTCTGCGTTGGCTGACTTACTTCGCGACTGGGGCGTTGGCGCTGACGGTGTTGTATTGCTTGTTCACGGGAACTCGCATCGACGATCCCGGACTGCGCATCGTCTGGCAACTCGCCAAGGGTGTCGGCGCCGGTCTGATCATGCTGATCGGATGCCAATTGGCCTTTGGAAAACAAGGCGGCAATGTGCTGCTGCACCTCGGTGTTGGATTGTTGATGGTCGGGCAATTCGCGTTTGGCGACCGCCAAATGGAACAACGCCTCAGTCTCGTTGAAGGACAATCCACCAACACGTTTGTGAACCTGGACGAAATCGAACTGCAGTTCATTCACACCGAAGATGACATTCAAAACGTCGTCGCGGTTCCGGCTCAGCGGTTGGCCAGCGCCGCGTCGAGTGAGTCCACGATCGAGAACGAATCACTGCCTGTCAAAATCAAAGTCTTGGAATACTTTGAAAATGCAGGCATCCAAGAACACCAGGACGACTCTCCCGCCACCAAAGGAATCGGTCTGGAAGTCTCCGCTGCTGAACGCCCCAAATCGGGCGGTGCGGACATGGCGATGAATCTCCCCGCCGCTTATGTCGAACTCATCGATCCCGAATCCGACGAATCTCTTGGTGTCTTCTTGGTCAGCCAGTCGATCAACGACCGTGAGATGCTGGTCCCCGATGGAACGTCCAAAGACACGTTTGATTCCATCACCGTGGGCGACAAAGAATACGAAATCGGATTGCGTTTGCACCGCGAAGTCAAACCGTACTGGGTTCAGCTCGAAGACGTTCGGCGGGTCAACTACAGCGGCACCGAAACGCCACGTGATTACTCGTCCTTCATCCGCATCGTTGACAGTGAAACCGGCGAAGACCGCAAGGAACGAGTCTGGATGAACAACCCGCTTCGCTATCGTGGCGAAACGTTCTATCAATCCAATTACACACCTCTTCCCGGCGGAAAAGAGCTGACCGGCATCCAAGTCGTCCGCAACTCGGGTTGGCTGATTCCCTATGTCGCGTGCAGCATCACCGGGCTGGGAATGCTGGTTCACTTTTGGGGAACACTCACTCGATTCATCTCCCGTCGCCGTCGTGAAAACGAACGAGCGTTGGCCGAATTTGGCAGCGAGAAATCAGAAGGCGCCTCCAAATTTTCGGACGGCATCGAAGTCACCGCCGAACCAGCTTCGCGGAAGAACTTGCCCGTCATCATTTATCTCGCTGCGGTCGCGGCATTGGTGACCGTGATCCTTGCCCCCAGCGTGTCGCTGAAGAACAAACTGAAACCGATTGACCGAGACAGCGAGTTTGACCTGGCGGCTCTTGGCCAAGTGCCAGTGCAATACGGCGGTCGAGTGATGCCGTTGGACGCCTATGCACGGCAAACAATGAAGGCGATGACCAACAAAGATTCCTTGCCGCTGGATGCCGCCCCGAGCGAGATCAAAGATCGAGTTGAAACCAAGAAACTGTCCGCAGTGCAGTGGTTAATGGAAGTTGCGATTGATGAACCAGCCCTGCGTTACCTGCCAATGTTCCGCATCGATGCCGAAGAAATTCGTGCGGAGCTGGATCTCGATCGTCGCGAAAGCAAACTGTATTCGCTGGATGAAATCGGCGAAAACCTCGAGCGATTCACAAAGATGGTGAAGGACGCGCGCGAAAAAGAATCGCTGGATCAAGACTTCAAGGACAAGAAGGCGATCGAACTGGACATGCGAACCCGGCAATACACCGTTGCCGCCGCTGCGATGCGTTTGCCAGTGCCCGAAGACATTCCCGCAGAATTCTTCCCTGAAGGAACCAGCGAACAATCACGCCAACTGTTCGCGCTGCGGCAACTTGAACGACAGATGAACAGCCTCGCACAAATGCCTGCACCGGCGATCATCCCACCATCGATGGAACAGGCCACCAACAGCGAACAACAACCCGACTGGACCGCGTTCGCTCCCGCCTTTTTCAACATGGCCAAGAAGGGCATCGCCCCGAAAGACAGCCGACCCGGTATTCGGACCTTCGGTGAACTGATTCGCGATTATGGCGAAGGCGACCCGGCCGCATTCAACAAAGCTGTCGACGAGCATTTGGCTGCCGTGCAGGCCTACAACATCTCCGGCTACGATCACTTTGCCGTGTCGCTGGAACAATGGCTGGGTGCCGCCAACCCAACGGCGATTGCAACCGGGCTTTATATCCTGGCGATCATCTTGGGTTTGATCTACTTCGCAGTGGATTCGCCTCGGCTGGGCAATGCGGTTTGGGGAACCATCGCGATCGCGTTCATCATTCACACGATCGTGATTCTGTCTCGGGTGTACATCACCGGCCGTGCTCCGGTCATCAACCTTTACTCATCGGCAATTTTCATCGGCTGGGCGGCCGTGCTGTTTGGTTTGGTGGTCGAACGCATCTTCCGTTACGGCACCGGCAACATGCTCGCCGCGGTCGCAGGGATGATGACTTTGCGAGTCGCGTACAACCTGACCCTGAACGTCGGCCAAGCGGAAACGATGGGCGTCCTGCAAGCGGTGCTGGACACTCAGTTCTGGCTCAGCACACACGTGATCAGCGTTTCGCTCGGATACGTTGCAACGCTTGTCGCTGGCCTGCTCGGGATTGGGTATCTGATCTCCGGTTGGATCAACGCAAGTGATCGAGCCCGTCGCGATTTGTATCGCTGTGTCTACGGAGCCTCCTGCTTCGGCATCCTGTTCAGCTTCATCGGCACCGTGCTCGGCGGGCTTTGGGCCGACGATTCCTGGGGTCGCTTCTGGGGCTGGGACCCGAAAGAAAACGGTGCGTTGTTGATCGTCATCTGGAACGCTTTGATGCTTCACGCTCGCTGGGACGGGATGGTGAAGGCACGCGGGTTCGCCATCTTGGCGATCGGCGGCAACATCATCACGGCTTGGAGTTGGTTCGGCACCAACGAACTGGGTATCGGTCTGCACAGCTATGGCTTCACCGAAGGCATGCTTCGCAACCTGGCGATCTTCTTCGCCACCCAATTCGCATTCATCGCCGCCGGTCTGCTGATCCCTTCCCGCAGTCCGCTCTCCGATGAATCATAA
- a CDS encoding class I SAM-dependent methyltransferase, with translation MVCLSEPVTPVEESETRFAFGKNWASFLDQFDAERLQHATSSLKSLLQVESLAGKRLLDIGSGSGLFSLAAVSMGAEVVSVDLDDDSVACTRELRERAVAENPSVAEQWQVHRGSALDAEWLTSLGTFDVVYSWGVLHHTGQMNTAIEATSSVVAPGGQYAIAIYNDQGGGSRRWLRIKQGYHRLPAFLRPAYVVLVAGCYELKFALARLAQGRNPLPFADWRAKKSDRGMNAWHDWVDWIGGLPFEVAKPEAIILPLREKGFVLDNLTTVGSGWGCNEYVFRRLEESAKSLP, from the coding sequence GTGGTTTGCTTGAGCGAGCCCGTGACGCCCGTCGAAGAGTCGGAAACTCGGTTCGCATTTGGCAAGAACTGGGCGTCGTTCCTGGATCAGTTTGACGCCGAACGGTTGCAGCACGCGACGTCCTCTTTGAAGTCGCTCTTGCAAGTGGAATCACTGGCGGGCAAACGGTTGCTCGACATCGGATCGGGCAGCGGTCTGTTTTCTTTGGCGGCTGTTTCGATGGGTGCCGAAGTCGTCAGCGTGGATTTGGACGATGACAGCGTGGCTTGCACTCGAGAGCTTCGCGAGCGAGCGGTCGCGGAGAATCCGTCTGTCGCTGAGCAATGGCAGGTTCACCGAGGCTCGGCGCTCGATGCGGAGTGGTTGACTTCGCTTGGGACGTTTGACGTTGTCTACAGTTGGGGAGTGCTCCATCACACCGGCCAAATGAACACGGCGATTGAGGCAACCTCATCAGTCGTCGCACCTGGTGGTCAGTACGCGATCGCGATCTACAACGATCAAGGCGGAGGGAGCCGACGATGGTTGCGAATCAAGCAAGGCTATCATCGCCTGCCTGCATTTTTACGCCCGGCGTACGTCGTTCTGGTCGCAGGTTGCTACGAACTGAAGTTCGCACTCGCGAGGCTGGCCCAAGGTCGCAACCCGCTGCCGTTTGCGGATTGGCGAGCGAAGAAATCGGATCGCGGCATGAACGCCTGGCATGACTGGGTCGATTGGATTGGTGGCCTGCCGTTTGAGGTCGCCAAACCAGAAGCCATCATCCTACCGCTGCGTGAAAAAGGGTTTGTCCTCGACAACCTTACCACCGTTGGATCGGGCTGGGGCTGCAACGAGTACGTGTTTCGACGCCTGGAAGAATCGGCGAAGTCATTGCCGTAG
- a CDS encoding phosphoribosylformylglycinamidine synthase subunit PurQ, whose amino-acid sequence MPQPRVLVLRAPGTNCDVETAHAFELAGAVAERVHVGRLMENAALASRYQILCLPGGFSYGDDIAAGRILATRMRRHLGDLMHHFVDSGDNLVLGICNGMQVLMRLGVLTSGVGQLQTAGGPAESADDSVPPATLTWNNHGRFEDRWVNLAVDKTPCVFLRDIEQMYLPMAHAEGKFIARDAEVLEELRSAGRLALRYCEPSGEIQSETLPFPINPNGGDANVAGVCDASGRVFGLMPHPERHIDATQHPFWTRRKEQPEHGEGLQMFRNAVEWFA is encoded by the coding sequence ATGCCTCAGCCTCGCGTTCTCGTCCTGCGTGCTCCCGGTACCAACTGCGATGTCGAAACCGCTCATGCCTTTGAGTTGGCCGGTGCGGTCGCCGAACGCGTCCACGTCGGGCGACTGATGGAAAACGCGGCTTTGGCGAGCCGCTACCAAATCCTCTGTCTTCCCGGCGGATTCAGCTACGGCGATGACATCGCGGCCGGCCGAATCCTGGCGACTCGGATGCGGCGGCACTTGGGTGACTTGATGCATCACTTCGTCGACAGCGGCGACAACTTGGTGCTGGGGATTTGCAACGGGATGCAGGTCCTGATGCGCTTGGGCGTTTTGACCAGCGGCGTCGGGCAGTTGCAGACCGCGGGCGGACCCGCCGAATCGGCGGACGACTCCGTTCCACCCGCCACATTGACCTGGAACAACCACGGTCGATTCGAAGATCGCTGGGTGAACTTGGCCGTCGACAAAACGCCGTGCGTGTTCCTGCGAGACATCGAGCAAATGTATTTGCCAATGGCTCACGCTGAAGGCAAGTTCATCGCCCGCGACGCGGAAGTGTTGGAAGAGTTGCGATCGGCTGGACGATTGGCTCTACGATACTGCGAGCCATCCGGTGAAATTCAATCCGAAACGTTGCCGTTCCCAATCAATCCCAACGGTGGTGACGCCAACGTGGCCGGGGTGTGTGATGCCAGCGGCCGCGTATTTGGTTTGATGCCGCACCCCGAACGACACATTGATGCGACTCAACATCCGTTTTGGACTCGTCGCAAAGAGCAGCCCGAACACGGTGAAGGGTTGCAGATGTTCCGAAACGCGGTGGAGTGGTTTGCTTGA